From one Coffea eugenioides isolate CCC68of chromosome 11, Ceug_1.0, whole genome shotgun sequence genomic stretch:
- the LOC113753632 gene encoding transcription termination factor MTEF1, chloroplastic-like: MILRLQLLLPQPLSPHYSSSSTTGLNPISTPKPLISRKALNSHHTPTTTTVDSGLKFREKILYLESLKVNPTKVLQKNPNLRSAPLSSLQSVEHCLSSMGIEQSALGRILDMFPQLLTADPSNQIYPVFEFLLNDVEIPYSDIRKCIIRCPRLLVSGVESQLKPALEFLIKLGFVGANRITCQTTVLLVSNVDHTLTPKIDFLMGLGFEYNEVAKMVIRSPSLLTFSIENNFMPKLEYFLEEMNGDLEELKRFPQYFSFNLEGKIKKRHRILVEHGLSLPLSKMLTVSDGEFNARLIEMQLELVEERQL, encoded by the coding sequence ATGATACTCCGACTGCAGCTGCTTCTTCCTCAGCCCCTATCTCCCCACTACTCTTCCTCCTCCACCACCGGCTTAAACCCCATTTCCACTCCCAAACCCCTCATTTCCCGAAAAGCCCTCAACTCCCACCACACCCCCACCACCACAACAGTTGACTCCGGATTAAAATTCCGGGAGAAAATCCTCTACCTCGAATCCCTCAAAGTCAATCCCACAAAAGTCCTCCAGAAAAATCCAAATCTCCGTTCTGcccctctctcctctctccaATCCGTCGAGCACTGCCTTTCTTCCATGGGTATAGAGCAGTCTGCCCTAGGCCGCATTCTTGACATGTTCCCCCAGCTCCTCACAGCTGACCCCAGCAATCAAATTTACCCTGTTTTCGAGTTTCTGTTAAACGACGTCGAAATCCCTTATTCCGATATCCGTAAATGTATAATCAGATGCCCCAGATTGTTAGTCAGTGGTGTCGAGAGTCAGTTAAAACCCGCGCTTGAATTCTTGATAAAATTGGGTTTTGTTGGCGCCAATAGAATCACTTGCCAAACCACTGTTTTATTGGTATCCAATGTAGATCATACCTTAACTCCCAAAATTGATTTCTTGATGGGGTTGGGATTTGAGTACAACGAGGTGGCGAAGATGGTGATCAGGTCACCTTCGCTGTTGACATTTAGCATAGAGAATAATTTTATGCCGAAATTGGAGTATTTCTTGGAGGAAATGAACGGGGATTTGGAGGAGCTGAAGAGATTCCCGCAGTATTTTTCGTTTAATTTAGAGGGGAAGATAAAGAAAAGGCACCGGATTTTGGTGGAACACGGGTTGTCATTGCCGTTATCAAAGATGTTGACAGTGAGTGACGGGGAGTTCAATGCCCGGTTGATTGAAATGCAGTTGGAATTAGTAGAGGAAAGGCAGTTGTAG